In Erigeron canadensis isolate Cc75 chromosome 1, C_canadensis_v1, whole genome shotgun sequence, a single window of DNA contains:
- the LOC122601993 gene encoding probable serine/threonine-protein kinase PIX13 gives MVTIKSHLKKFQAGILQTTINNTTSNPTASSGASSKVPLDNLFSAALDDDAVGPDGSILSHPNLRVFSFAELKVATRNFRSDTVLGEGGFGKVYKAWLDDKSNPSSKHNVVAVKKLKSDSMQGLEEWQTEVDFLGRLSHPNLVKLLGYCYEGTELLLVYEYMQKGSLENHLFGRGSTVQPLPWDIRLKISIGAARGLAFLHSSEKQVIYRDFKASNILLDASYNAKISDFGLAKTGPSASQSHVTTRVIGTYGYAAPEYVLTGHLYVKSDVYGFGVVLVELLTGMRALDTQRPAAQQNLSDWIKPYLADRTKLKAIMDSRLEGRYPSRAARHIAQLALTCLAPEPNTRPSMKEVVEKLEQFDTINRRPKVTRVHNSVHQSQYQVSQPPSHHRRFPQPHAIINGN, from the exons ATGGTTACTATTAAATCTCACCTCAAGAAATTTCAAg CTGGCATTTTACAGACCACCATCAACAACACCACTTCAAACCCAACAGCATCATCAGGAGCAAGCAGCAAAGTGCCGCTCGACAACCTGTTTTCAGCAGCATTGGACGATGACGCTGTGGGTCCAGATGGCTCAATATTGTCACATCCCAATCTTCGGGTATTTAGCTTTGCTGAACTAAAAGTTGCTACTAGAAATTTTCGAAGTGATACAGTTTTAGGTGAAGGTGGTTTTGGAAAGGTTTATAAAGCCTGGCTTGATGACAAGTCGAATCCCAGTTCCAAACATAATGTAGTTGCTGTCAAAAAGTTGAAATCTGACAGCATGCAAGGATTGGAAGAATGGCAG ACAGAGGTGGACTTTCTAGGAAGGCTTTCTCATCCGAATCTTGTGAAACTATTGGGATATTGTTACGAGGGTACAGAGTTGCTACTTGTATATGAGTACATGCAAAAAGGAAGCTTGGAAAACCATTTATTCGGAA GAGGTTCAACTGTTCAACCACTTCCATGGGATATTCGGCTCAAGATTTCAATAGGAGCAGCTCGGGGACTAGCATTCTTGCACTCTTCTGAAAAGCAAGTTATTTACAGAGATTTCAAGGCATCTAATATATTGCTAGATGCG TCTTACAATGCCAAGATATCTGATTTCGGGCTTGCCAAAACTGGTCCATCAGCTAGTCAATCACACGTAACAACACGTGTTATAGGAACTTATGGCTATGCTGCTCCTGAGTACGTTTTAACAG GGCATTTGTATGTGAAGAGCGACGTCTATGGTTTTGGAGTTGTCTTGGTTGAATTGTTAACAGGAATGCGAGCACTTGACACTCAGCGGCCAGCTGCCCAACAAAATCTGAGTGACTGGATCAAACCATATCTAGCTGATCGAACGAAGTTAAAGGCCATAATGGACTCACGACTTGAAGGAAGATACCCATCAAGGGCTGCACGCCACATCGCTCAGTTAGCCCTCACATGTCTTGCACCCGAACCTAATACCCGCCCATCGATGAAAGAGGTAGTGGAAAAGCTTGAACAATTCGATACCATAAACCGAAGGCCAAAGGTAACTAGAGTACATAATTCTGTCCATCAATCACAATATCAAGTCTCACAACCACCTTCACATCATCGACGTTTCCCACAGCCTCATGCTATAATAAATGGGAACTga
- the LOC122601979 gene encoding DEAD-box ATP-dependent RNA helicase 53, mitochondrial-like — protein MNTIFLKSAAVASPCRLTALSSLRRLLIPSLSLSSSSFISSQPNIPYKLTNPISGVLNGSSFHSSTWLDVKASPVLSQAATSFAVAADVSDDEVVGSSDGLEVSKLGISQEIVTALAKKGITKLFPIQRAVLEPAMKGRDMIGRARTGTGKTLAFGIPIMDKITQSNKKNGKGRNPLAIVLAPTRELARQVEKEFYETAPNLDTLCVYGGVPIQRQMSTLDHGIDVLVGTPGRVIDLIKRGCLKLSEVQFCVLDEADQMLNVGFADDVETILEHLPRERQSMMFSATMPSWIVKLTRKYLKNPLTIDLVGDSDQKLADGITLYSIASDMHDKPSIIAPLITEHANGGKSIVFTQTKRDADRLAQAMQRHFSCEALHGDISQNQRERTLSGFRDGRFNVLIATDVAARGLDVPNVDLVIHYELPSSSEVFVHRSGRTGRAGKKGRAILIHSSSQLRDVKSYEREVGCRFVELPRITVEAGSRIELGGGSSSFGGRFGGSNGYGGGRFGSSGGRSSRDSGYGGSSYGGSGGGSGGGYRGSSSDRSSGYGNSRSSGYGKSGSDRSSGFGSFSGAGAGRSSGFGDRFGSFGKD, from the exons ATGAACACCATTTTCTTGAAATCAGCAGCTGTGGCTTCTCCTTGCAGACTAACCGCTCTTTCTTCCTTAAGAAGGCTTCTTATCccttctttatctttatcttcttcttcttttatttcATCACAACCCAATATTCCATACAAATTAACAAATCCCATTTCTGGGGTTTTAAATGGGTCCAGTTTTCACTCATCTACATGGCTAGATGTCAAGGCCTCCCCTGTTTTATCACAGGCTGCTACGTCTTTTGCGGTTGCGGCCGATGTTTCCGACGATGAAGTCGTTGGTTCTTCGGATGGGCTTGAGGTGTCTAAACTTGGCATTTCTCAAGAAATTGTTACCGCCCTTGCTAAAAAGGGTATTACTAAGCTCTTTCCTATTCAG AGAGCTGTCCTGGAGCCAGCAATGAAGGGGCGTGATATGATTGGTCGTGCAAGGACAGGGACTGGGAAAACACTTGCTTTTGGTATTCCTATCATGGATAAGATTACTCAATCCAATAAAAAGAATGG AAAAGGGAGAAACCCACTAGCCATTGTATTGGCTCCAACAAGAGAACTTGCTCGTCAAGTTGAAAAGGAATTTTACGAGACTGCACCTAATTTGGATACACTTTGTGTTTATGGTGGTGTACCAATCCAACGTCAGATGAGTACTCTTGATCATGGGATTGATGTACTTGTAGGCACCCCTGGTCGGGTGATTGATCTGATCAAAAGGGGTTGTTTGAAATTATCAGAAGTTCAATTTTGTGTTTTGGATGAAGCTGATCAGATGCTCAATGTGGGTTTCGCTGATGATGTTGAAACAATTTTAGAACATTTACCTCGAGAGCGTCAGAGTATGATGTTTTCTGCAACTATGCCAAGTTGGATTGTAAAGCTCACCCGCAAGTATCTAAAGAATCCATTAACGATTGATCTT GTTGGGGATTCTGATCAGAAATTGGCTGATGGAATTACACTGTATTCGATCGCATCTGATATGCATGATAAACCTTCGATTATTGCTCCACTTATAACA GAGCATGCAAATGGGGGTAAATCTATAGTTTTCACCCAAACAAAGCGAGATGCAGATCGCTTGGCACAAGCCATGCAAAGGCACTTCAGCTGTGAAGCCCTCCATGGGGATATTTCTCAAAATCAGAGGGAGAGAACACTCTCAGGCTTTAGAGATGGCCGCTTTAATGTTTTAATAGCTACTGATGTTGCCGCTCGTGGTCTTGATGTTCCCAATGTTGATCTG GTGATACATTATGAGCTTCCTAGCTCTTCTGAAGTTTTTGTTCACCGGTCAGGGCGGACAGGTCGTGCTGGAAAGAAAGGAAGAGCAATTCTAATCCATTCGTCATCTCAATTGCGAGATGTGAAGAGTTATGAGCGGGAAGTAGGATGCAGATTTGTGGAG CTCCCTCGAATCACGGTTGAGGCTGGTTCAAGAATTGAGCTTGGTGGTGGTTCTAGCTCTTTTGGTGGTAGATTTGGTGGATCAAATGGCTATGGTGGTGGTCGTTTTGGTTCAAGTGGTGGCAGATCATCTCGTGACTCAGGTTATGGTGGATCTAGTTACGGTGGATCAGGTGGTGGATCAGGTGGTGGATACAGAGGATCCAGCTCTGATCGTTCAAGTGGTTATGGAAACTCACGGTCAAGTGGGTATGGGAAATCTGGTTCAGATCGCTCAAGTGGTTTTGGTAGCTTTAGTGGTGCTGGTGCAGGTCGTTCAAGTGGTTTTGGCGACCGTTTTGGTAGTTTTGGAAAGGATTAG